In the genome of Streptomyces sp. Tu 3180, the window AGTTCGCGAAGGCCGTCGCCGAGGCGGAGTCGTTCACCGAGACGGTGCCCTTCTCGCCGCCGACCGAGATGATGACCTTCTTCCCGGCCGCCTGCTTGGCCCGGACGTCCGCCTTGAACTGGTCGACGGTGTAACCGTTCAGGCCCGCGGTGTCCAGGTTGAAGGTGACCGCCCCGGGCGTGTTGGTGGCGTCGGCGAAGGCGACCGCGATGATGTCGTACTGGGCGGACACGTCGGAGATCCGCTGCACCGCCGCCCCGTTGTTGAAGTTCTGCCAGTAGCCGGTCACCGCGTGCCGGGGCAGGCCGCCGCCCCCGCCGCCGCTCTCCTTCGTCCGGGCGGTCACGGCCGCCGACTTCGGCGACTCGCCCGCCGCGTTGGTCGCGGCGACCTGGAAGGAGTACGAGGTGGCGGCCGCGAGGCCGGTCACCGTCGCCGAGGTGCCCGAGACGGCGGTCACCCGCGTGCCGTCGCGGTAGACGGTGTACCCCGTCGCCCCCGACACCGCGTTCCACGCCAGGGACACCGAGGAGGACGTCGTGCCGGAGACGCCCAGGCCGCCGGGCGTGCCCGGGATCGTGGGCTGGGGGCCACCGCCGCCGCCCCCGTCGGGGCCGAACACCGACAGGTCGTCCGCGTAGTAGGCCGCCTGGCCGTACCAGCCGTGGGTGTAGACCGTCACCGAGGTGGTGGAGGACCCGGTGGTGAAGCTCGTCGAGAGCTGCTTCCAGCTGCCGGAGTCCGGCGTCCAGGTGGACACGTCGGTGGTCCCGGTGCCGGTCACGCCCAGGTAGGCGTAGCCGCCCTGCACCCAGGCGCTCAGCCGGTACGTGGAGCCGGGCTTCACCGCGACGGTCTGGCTGCAGCGGGCGTTGTCCTGCCCGGACGGCGTCGCCTTGAGCGCGGCCGTGCCGCCGTGCACGGGGGAGGAGACGGTCGTCCCGCTGTTCGCCGAGCAGGTCCAGTTGCCCAGACCCGCCTCGAAGCCGCCGTTCCTGGCGTTGTCGACGTCCGCGGCGGACGCCTGGCCCGCGCCGGCGAGGGTGAGGGCGAGGGCGGAGACGAGGGCTCCGGCCCAGATGCGTCTGCTGCGTCGGGGCGTGCCCGGTACGCGGTCCACTGGGGCCTCCGGTGGGGGAGAAGGAGTGGGGGAAGGAGCGGGGAAGCGACGGTGGCCACCGTTGGACCTACAAGGTGGTCCAGACCAATCGCCTTGTCAATGGTCCGGACCGACATCGGTCGCCGGGCCCCGCCGCGCGGCGCCCTCCCGTCCGGAACCCCCCTCCCCGGCGGCTCCGCACAGCGGGCCCGGCGTCAAGGCGGCGCACGGGATCCACACCCACGGGTCCGGGCCGCGACCGGCGAGATGCTCAACCTGTCCCGTTATGGCGCGCCTTGTGCCACAGGAGTTCCTGTTCCGCTACTCAAACGCTGTTCTCCGGTCACGGAGCCGTGGATACAGTGCTGAGGTAGTCACGCAGTGAAGTCACCCGGGTGTACCGGAGTAACGCCCGGTGGACCGCCGGGGCGTGGGGAGAACGGGGAGCTGCGCTGTGCCAACCGCCATCGCCGTGACCAGCGCCGACATGGCGCTGCCGCCGCAGGACGAACGGACCCTGCCCGCCGTGGTGCTGCGGGACCTCGAGACCCGTCCGCTCGAACAGGCGCTGGCCGACCTCCAGACGCTGATCGAGCAGCACGGCCACGTCATCGTGGTCTGCTCGCAGGCCGCCCCCACCGCCGTCCGGCGGCGGCTGCACACCCTGCGCTCCCTGCTGGAGAGCGACCGGGTCGCGCTCTTCCGCCCCGCCCTCCCGCCGCTCGGGATCGCCGTCCTGGCCCGCCAGCTGCGGCAGCTCGCCTCCTGCGACCTCACCCCCGGCGTCCTCGCCTCGGCCGGCCGCCTGCTGATCCACTACATCCACGCCGGGGCCCTGCTGGGCTCCGTCGCCCGCCTCGACCGCGTCCCGGTGAACCTCAAGCAGCACGCCAAGTCCTGGATGCCCGGCAGCCAGTTCGCCGTCCTCGCCCACCCGCAGCCGCAGCTCGTCCGCCTCGGCCCCGAGGCCGCGCTCGACGGCCCGGAGTTCGGCACCTGGATGCTCCTCGCCAAGGGCCAGCTCCAGTCCGACTGGGTCACCGGCACCCTGGCGCCGGCCTGGAAGGTCCAGGGGCTGCACGAGGCACCGCTTCCGGCCGAGTCCCCGGGCTGGTGGGGGACCGGCAGGCTGATCGAGTTCTGCACCTACCTGCCCGACCTGTCCGTCCTCTACCAGCTGGTCACGTCCGTGCGCCGGACCACCTGCCACTGGTGCGGCATCGACGTCATCGGCGACCGGTGCGTGTTCTGTTCGGCCACACCACCCGGCCAGGAGGACCCGCACCGGTCACGGCCCGGGAACCGCACGGCCGTCGGGTGAGTCCCGCACCACGAGGCGCCCCGGACGGCTCCCGCCGTCCCGGGCCTCCCGACCCGCCGGTCCACCGCACCCGGTCCACCGCACCCGGCCCACCGCACCTGATCCGCCCGCCCGATCCCGCTCGACCGATTTCCCGATGAGGTTGCACGGTTCATGAACTCCCGTCAGCGCCGCGGCGTGATACTCCTGCTCCTGTCGGTCCTGTGCGCCCTCGGCGCGTTCGCCGGCGTGCTGTCCGTCATCAACGACGTGAAGTCCAAGGTGGGCCCCGAGGTCACCGCGTACCGGCTGAAAGCGGACGTGGCGCCCTACACCGCCCTCAGCACGGGCCAGTTCGAGAAGATCAAGATGCCCGAGCGGTGGCTGTCCGAGAACGCGGTCACCGACCTGCGCGAGATCCGGGGCAAGATCGCCGTGACCACGCTGAAGGAAGGCTCCCTGCTGCAGAGCGACATGGTCGTGGACCAGCCCGAGCTGCAGCCGGGTCAGCAGGAGGTCGCCATCATGATCGACGCGGCGACCGGCGTCGCCGGCAAGATCACACCGGGCTCGGCGGTCAACGTCTACGCCACCTTCGAGGGCGAGCGCGAGGGCGACCCCGCCCAGTCCAAGGTCATCGTGACGAACGCCAAGGTCCTGGACGTGGGCCGGCTCACCGCCCTCCAGCCCGACGAGGACGACCGCGGCCGGGAGCCCACCGACGCCGTCCCGATCACCTTCGCGCTGTCCGCCCTCGACGCCCAGCGCATCACCTACGCCGAGTCGTTCGCCCAGCGGGTCCGGCTCGCGCTGGTGGCACCCGGCGGCGACACCACCGTCCCCGACTCGCAGCGGACGTACGAACTCGCGAAGGACAAGTGAGAGGCCCGCATGTCCACGAGGATCCTCCCGGCAGTCGGCGACGCGGACGCGGTCCGGTCCATCACCACACTGCTCAGCCAGCTCCCCGACGCCGAGCCGGTGACCCCGGTGACCGACTCCACCCAGCTCGTCGACACCCTCGCGCGCCTGGCCGCCGAGTCCGTCGACGAACTGCCCGAGGTCGTGGTCGTGCACGAGCGGATCGGCCCCGTCCCCGCCCTGGAACTGATCCGTGAGGTCGCCCTGCGCTTCCCGGCCGTCGGCGTCATCCTCGTCACCTCCGACGCGAGCCCCGGCCTCTTCCAGGCCGCCATGGACTACGGCGCCCGCGGACTGGTCGCCCTGCCGCTGAGCTACGAGGAACTCGCCAGCCGCGTCCAGGCGGTCGCCCAGTGGTCGGTCG includes:
- a CDS encoding glycoside hydrolase family 18 protein, giving the protein MDRVPGTPRRSRRIWAGALVSALALTLAGAGQASAADVDNARNGGFEAGLGNWTCSANSGTTVSSPVHGGTAALKATPSGQDNARCSQTVAVKPGSTYRLSAWVQGGYAYLGVTGTGTTDVSTWTPDSGSWKQLSTSFTTGSSTTSVTVYTHGWYGQAAYYADDLSVFGPDGGGGGGPQPTIPGTPGGLGVSGTTSSSVSLAWNAVSGATGYTVYRDGTRVTAVSGTSATVTGLAAATSYSFQVAATNAAGESPKSAAVTARTKESGGGGGGLPRHAVTGYWQNFNNGAAVQRISDVSAQYDIIAVAFADATNTPGAVTFNLDTAGLNGYTVDQFKADVRAKQAAGKKVIISVGGEKGTVSVNDSASATAFANSVYALMQEYGFDGVDIDLENGLDATYMTQALRALSAKAGPSMILTMAPQTIDMQSTSNSYFRTALNVKDILTVVNMQYYNSGSMLGCDGKVYSQGSVDFLTALACIQLEGGLAPSQVGLGLPASTRGAGSGYVSPAVVNNALDCLTKGTNCGTFKPSRTYPDLRGAMTWSTNWDATAGNAWSSAVGPHVHALP
- the cpaB gene encoding Flp pilus assembly protein CpaB; its protein translation is MNSRQRRGVILLLLSVLCALGAFAGVLSVINDVKSKVGPEVTAYRLKADVAPYTALSTGQFEKIKMPERWLSENAVTDLREIRGKIAVTTLKEGSLLQSDMVVDQPELQPGQQEVAIMIDAATGVAGKITPGSAVNVYATFEGEREGDPAQSKVIVTNAKVLDVGRLTALQPDEDDRGREPTDAVPITFALSALDAQRITYAESFAQRVRLALVAPGGDTTVPDSQRTYELAKDK